A window of the Cryptococcus neoformans var. neoformans B-3501A chromosome 9, whole genome shotgun sequence genome harbors these coding sequences:
- a CDS encoding hypothetical protein (Match to EST gb|CF190050.1|CF190050; HMMPfam hit to ER_lumen_recept, ER lumen protein retaining receptor, score: 448.9, E(): 5.5e-132) codes for MNIFRFLGDLSHLASILILLHKIQTTRSCRGISFKSQLLYLIVFLTRYVDLVTHPLVSVYNTAMKLFFIASTAYTLYLMKFKYRPTHDASLDTFQLSYIFGPVAVLALLFNYKFTPFEITWSFSIWLESVAILPQLFMLQRTGEAETITTHYLAALGLYRGLYIPNWMYRYFTEGAFDAIAVVAGIIQTAIYADFGYIYVTRVLRGQKFELPA; via the exons ATGAACATATTCCGCTTCCTCGGCGACCTCTCCCACCTCgcctccatcctcatcctcctccacaaaATCCAGACAACCAGGTCCTGCCGCGGCATCTCCTTCAAGTCGCAGCTCCTCTAcctcatcgtcttcctcacccGCTATGTCGACCTCGTCACCCACCCGCTCGTCTCCGTCTACAACACCGCCAtgaagctcttcttcatcgcgTCCACCGCGTACACCCTCTACCTCATGAAGTTCAAGTACCG GCCGACACACGACGCCTCCCTCGATACCTTCCAGCTCTCGTACATCTTTGGCCCCGTTGCCGTCCTTGCCCTCTTGTTCAACTACAAGTTCACGCCCTTTGAGATCACCTggtccttctccatctggCTCGAGTCGGTCGCCATCCTTCCGCAGCTGTTCATGCTCCAAAGAACGGGCGAGGCCGAGACGATCACCACACATTACCTCGCAGCCCTCGGTCTGTACAGGGGATTGTACATTCCCAACTGGATGTACAG GTACTTTACCGAAGGCGCCTTTGACGCCATTGCTGTCGTTGCCGGTATCATTCAGACCGCCATCTACGCCGACTTTGGATATATC TACGTCACAAGAGTCCTCCGCGGCCAAAAATTCGAGCTCCCCGCCTAA
- a CDS encoding hypothetical protein (Match to ESTs gb|CF186494.1|CF186494, gb|CF189287.1|CF189287, gb|CF187835.1|CF187835; HMMPfam hit to E1-E2_ATPase, E1-E2 ATPase, score: -28.7, E(): 5.6e-08; HMMPfam hit to Hydrolase, haloacid dehalogenase-like hydrolase, score: 47.5, E(): 3.8e-11) — protein MSPPAIVSPEIERLSLHNKIPLAARLYGLPVLSLYPLFYYAYHYKYDQWIVSEEWTFVFSVLLGAGHALSFLLTAWSSRMNARISYTTAASLESASRVRVIPKKGRGKGEIVPLDRKTAPGATEPAYSFSYQRDTYVYNRRRLFPSAPRTLTRAVGADNVFTPIPYPCDSSPPLSTFQTARGILTHPAARPKPTAPEAGLPSLEALKATYGLNECHIPIPKFAELFAEHAVAPFFVFQMFCVALWCLDEYWYYSLFTAFMLVVFECTVVFQRVKTLQEFRTMSITPYNVQAFRDGKWVSVISSELVPGDLVSILRTNPDSGIPCDLLLLRGTCIVNEAMLSGESTPLLKESIELREGTDRLDMNGADRNNVLFSGTKALQVEKAGEGGMTTPDGGCLAVVLRTGFGTTQGQLVRTMIFSTERVSANTFEAFLFIGFLLIFAIAASAYVWIKGLERGMVKGKLLLDCVLIITSVVPPELPMELSLAVNASLVALQKYAIFCTEPFRIPWAGRVDVCCFDKTGTITGEDLVVEGIAGVNSADPKALRPVTESNKETTLALAAAHALVLLDDGTIVGDPMEKTTLAALDWKLSRGDQISPVSKESPYKAQIHIRRRYQFSSALKRMSTISSVSDSQGKKWVVAVKGAPETLKSMYVQVPDWYEETYRWYTRRGSRVLALGVKYMDVQADKINQIHRDHVECKLSFAGFLVFHCPLKPDAVETLKMLNDSSHRCVMITGDNPLTAVHVARDVEIVDREVMILDLKEGTTSNELVWRNVDETNVIPVNSSEPFDQSLFKNYDICITGAALKQYDALPSVTDLIKHTYVYARVSPAQKEFIITTLRSLGYITLMAGDGTNDVGALKAAHIGVALLDGSPEDLKKIAEHQKLERMKKVYEQQVRISARFNQPPPPPPPALREAYPELVKTQQQVAKAHEGAKKANPLEKFDMATITSKLSELDEDQDVPQIKLGDASCAAPFTSKLSNVSAISNIIRQGRCTLVATIQMYKILALNCLITAYSLSVQYLDGIKFGDYQVTITGMLMSVCFLCISRAKPVEKLSKERPLGNIFNLYVLLSVLLQFAIHIVALVYITGLSKSLEDRGEIDLEKKFEPTLLNTAIYLLGLSQQVSTFVLNFQGRPFREGIRENPPLYYGLLGVSAVAYCGATDFVPELNRWLQLVEMTTSFRVKLTISMVLDFILCWAIEKTCKALFADLEPVEFVTRGRERREKRRAQEAKKLKEDERLRLLAEGEKKAQ, from the exons AT GTCACCCCCAGCCATCGTCTCGCCCGAGATAGAGCGGCTCTCCCTCCACAACAAAATCCCGCTCGCCGCCCGGCTGTACGGCCTCCCCGTCCTCT CGCTCTATCCCCTCTTCTACTACGCCTACCACTACAAGTACGACCAGTGGATCGTCTCCGAGGAATGGACAttcgtcttctccgtcCTCCTCGGCGCAGGCCATGCCctcagcttcctcctcaccgCCTGGAGCAGCCGCATGAATGCAAGGATCAGCTACACGACC GCCGCCTCGCTGGAATCCGCGTCCAGAGTCCGCGTCATCCCCAAGAAGGGCAGAGGCAAGGGTGAAATTGTCCCGCTCGACCGCAAAACT GCACCCGGCGCGACCGAGCCCGCCTACTCTTTCAGCTACCAGCGTGACACCTATGTCTACAACCGTAGGcgcctttttccatctgCACCGCGCACGCTGACCCGCGCTGTAGGCGCCGACAATGTCTTCACGCCTATCCCCTACCCCTGTGACTCGTCTCCGcccctctccaccttccagACCGCCCGCGGCATCCTCACGCACCCTGCCGCCAGGCCCAAGCCGACCGCGCCTGAGGCTGGTCTGCCCAGTCTCGAGGCGTTGAAGGCGACCTACGGTCTCAACGAGTGCCatatccccatccccaagTTTGCCGAGCTCTTCGCTGAGCATGCCGTGGCGcccttctttgtcttccaGATGTTCTGCGTCGCGCTCTGGTGCTTGGACGAGTATTGGTACTACTCTCTGTTCACTGCCTTCATGCTGGTCGTCTTTGAGTGCACCGTCGTTTTCCAG CGTGTCAAGACTCTCCAAGAGTTCCGCACGATGAGCATTACACCATACAATGTTCAGGCTTTCCGTGATGGCAAATGGGTCTCTGTTATTAGTTCTGAGCTTGTCCCCGGAGACCTCGTCTCTATCC TCCGTACCAACCCCGACTCTGGCATCCCCTGTGACCTTCTCTTGCTCCGCGGAACATGTATcgtcaacgaagctatgCTTTCCGGCGAATCCACCCCCTTGCTCAAGGAAAGCATTGAACTCCGTGAAGGTACCGATAGGCTCGATATGAACGGGGCAGACAGGAACAACGTCTTGTTCTCTGGTACCAAGGCTTTGCAGGTCGAGAAGGCTGGTGAGGGCGGTATGACCA CTCCAGATGGCGGTTGTCTCGCCGTCGTTCTCCGTACCGGTTTCGGCACCACCCAGGGTCAACTCGTTCGAACCATGATCTTCTCCACCGAGCGCGTCTCTGCCAACACCTTTGAggccttccttttcatcggcttcttgctcatcttcgccattGCAGCTTCCGCCTACGTCTGGATCAAGGGACTCGAGCGGGGCATGGTCAAGGGCAAATTGCTGCTTGACTGTgttctcatcatcaccagTGTCGTCCCTCCCGAGTTGCCTATGGAACTTTCCCTGGCTGTCAACGCGTCTCTCGTGGCCCTCCAAAAGTATG CCATCTTCTGTACCGAGCCCTTCCGTATCCCATGGGCTGGACGTGTGGATGTGTGCTGTTTCGACAAGACGGGTACCATTACTGGTGAAGATCTTGTCGTCGAAGGTATCGCTGGTGTCAA CTCTGCCGACCCCAAGGCGCTTCGCCCTGTTACGGAAAGCAATAAAGAAACTactcttgcccttgccgCTGCCCACGCTCTCGTCTTGCTTGACGATGGTACGATTGTCGGTGATCCCATGGAGAAGACGACTTTGGCCGCTTTGGACTGGAAGTTGTCCAGAG GCGACCAAATCTCGCCCGTCTCCAAGGAATCTCCCTACAAGGCCCAGATCCATATTCGACGCCGATACCAAttttcttctgctctcAAGCGAATGTCCACCATCTCGTCCGTCTCCGACTCTCAGGGCAAGAAATGGGTTGTCGCTGTCAAGGGTGCACCCGAGACTTTGAAGAGCATGTATGTACAGGTTCCCGATTGGTACGAGGAGACCTACAGGTGGTACACTCGACGAGGAAGTAGGGTTTTGGCTTTGGGTGTCAAGTACATGGACGTTCAGGCGGACAAG ATTAACCAGATCCACCGAGATCACGTGGAGTGCAAGCTCAGTTTCGCCGgtttcctcgtcttccacTGTCCCCTCAAGCCTGATGCCGTGGAAACTCTCAAGATGCTCAACGACTCGTCTCATCGA TGTGTCATGATTACGGGTGACAACCCCTTGACTGCTGTTCACGTCGCTAGAGATGTAGAGATTGTGGACCGTGAGGTTATGATTTTGGACTTGAAGGAAGGCACTACCTCTAACG AGCTTGTCTGGCGAAACGTCGATGAGACCAACGTTATCCCTGTCAACTCGTCTGAGCCGTTTGACCAATCCTTGTTCAAGAATTACGATATCTGCATTACCGGTGCCGCGCTCAAGCAGTACGATGCCCTTCCTTCTGTCACCGATCTCATCAAGCACACATACGTTTACGCTCGCGTATCGCCTGCTCAGAAAGaattcatcatcaccactCTTCGATCGCTTGGTTACATTACGCTCATGGCCGGTGACGGTACGAACGATGTCGGTGCTCTCAAAGCTGCACACATCGGTGTCGCCCTTCTTGACGGTTCTCCCgaggatttgaagaagattgccGAGCACCAGAAGCTTGAGCGAATGAAAAAGGTTTACGAGCAGCAGGTCCGCATCTCTGCGCGATTCAACCAgcctcctccgccgcctccgcctGCTCTCCGGGAGGCGTACCCCGAGCTTGTCAAGACTCAGCAACAGGTTGCAAAGGCGCATGAGGGAGCCAAGAAGGCTAACCCTCTGGAGAAGTTTGACATGGCTACCATCACTTCCAAGCTGTCCGAATTGGATGAGGACCAAGACGTGCCGCAAATCAAATTGGGTGATGCCTCTTGTGCAGCCCCTTTCACTTCCAAGTTGTCCAACGTCTCTGCTA TCTCCAACATCATCCGCCAAGGTCGATGCACTCTTGTCGCGACCATCCAGATGTACAAGATTCTCGCCCTCAACTGCCTTATCACTGCCTATTCCTTGTCTGTTCAGTACCTTGACGGCATCAAGTTTGGTGACTACCAGGTGACTATCACCGGTATGTTGATGAGTGTTTGTTTCTTGTGTATCTCTAGGGCCAAG CCTGTTGAAAAGCTGTCCAAAGAGAGGCCGTTGGGCAACATCTTCAACCTTTACGTCTTGCTTTCAGTCTTGCTTCAGTTTGCCATCCACATTGTGGCTTTGGTCTACATCACTGGTCTTTCCAAGTCTCTTGAGGA CCGTGGGGAGATTGATCTCGAAAAGAAGTTTGAGCCGACTCTGCTCAACACTGCCATCTACCTCCTCGGTCTTTCCCAGCAAGTCTCTACTTTTGTCCTCAATTTCCAAGGCCGTCCCTTCCGAGAGGGTATCCGGGAGAATCCTCCGTTGTACTACGGTTTGCTCGGTGTCAGTGCAGTTGCCTACTGCGGCGCGACCGACTTTGTCCCCGAGTTGAACCGATGGTTGCAGTTGGTCGAGATGACTACTTCT TTCCGAGTCAAgctcaccatctccatgGTGCTCGACTTTATCCTTTGTTGGGCCATTGAGAAGACTTGCAAGGCACTGTTTGCAGACCTTGAGCCTGTTGAATTCGTGACCCGCGGAAGGGAGAGACGAGAGAAGCGCCGAGCGCAAGAGGCGAAGAAACTgaaggaggacgagaggTTGAGGCTGCTTGCCGAAGGCGAAAAGAAGGCGCAGTAA
- a CDS encoding hypothetical protein (HMMPfam hit to Aminotran_3, Aminotransferase class-III, score: 583.4, E(): 1.7e-172), which translates to MSPIASTASPLPSSKPTLSSQEVMNLEHEYSAHNYHPLPICFEKGLGAHVWDPEGNEYLDFLSAYSAVNQGHCHPEILNTLVTQASKLTLSSRAFYSSNLGPFAKKITSMFGYDMVLPMNTGAEAVETAIKLARKWGYEKKKIPDGKAKVLSVEGNFHGRTIGIISMSTDPESRTGFGPFLENVGPRWDTGLIRYNHTEDLEKVLEKHGDEVAAFLVEPIQGEAGIFVPDDGYLAKCAEICKKYNVLLICDEIQTGLCRTGKMLCYEWDNIRPDMVILGKALSGGMYPVSCVLADKDIMLCIKPGEHGSTYGGNPLGCAVAMTALDVLVKEDLANRSLKLGEIFRSELAKLNSPFIKLIRGRGLFNGVVIDETASKKGRTAWQLCLLMKSKGLLAKPTHVNIIRFAPPLVISEEDVRKAVKIIGESLEELDTIEKIPGDEGEEHKAAIKLDD; encoded by the exons ATGTCCCCAATCGCTTCCACCGCTTCTCCCCTCCCGTCAAGCAAGCCCACCCTCTCTAGTCAGGAGGTCATGAATCTCGAGCACGAGTACTCGGC TCACAACTACCACCCTCTTCCTAT CTGCTTCGAGAAGGGCCTTGGTGCCCATGTCTGGGACCCCGAGGGAAATGAGTACCTCGACTTCCTTTCAGCCTACTC AGCGGTTAACCAGGGCCACTGCCATCCCGAAATTT TGAACACCCTTGTCACCCAAGCCTCCAAGCTCACCCTTTCTTCCCGAGCTTTCTACTCCTCCAACCTTGGTCCCTTTGCTAAGAAGATCACCTCCATGTTCGGTTACGACATGGTTCTCCCTATGAACACCGGTGCTGAGGCCGTTGAGACTGCTATCAAGCTCGCCCGTAAATGGGGTtacgagaagaagaagattccCGACGGCAAGGCCAAGGTTCTTTCTGTCGAGGGGAACTTCCACGGAAGGACCATTGGTATCATCTCTATGTCTACTGATCCGGAATCTAGAACTGGTTTTGGTCCTTTCTTGGAAAATGTAGGCCCTAGATGGGACACAGGGTTGATCAGGTACAACCACACCGAGGATTTGGAAAAGGTGCTCGAGAAGCACGGCGACGAAGTTGCTGCCTTTTTGGTTGAGCCCATTCAGGGTGAGGCTGG TATCTTCGTTCCAGACGATGGTTACCTTGCCAAGTGCGCTGAGATCTGCAAGAAATACAACGTTCTTTTGATTTGTGACGAGATCCAGACTGGTCTTTGCCGAACCGGTAAGATGCTCTGCTACGAATGGGACAACATCAGGCCCGACATGGTCATTCTCGGCAAAGCCCTTTCTGGTGGTA TGTACCCCGTCTCTTGTGTCCTCGCCGACAAGGATATTATGCTTTGCATTAAGCCTGGAGAGCACGGTTCTACCTACGGCGGTAACCCTCTTGGTTGCGCTGTTGCCATGACTGCCCTCGACGTTCTTGTCAAGGAGGACCTCGCCAACCGATCCCTCAAGCTCGGTGAAATCTTCCGATCTGAACTCGCCAAGCTCAACTCTCCCTTCATCAAACTTATTCGTGGACGAGGATTGTTCAACGGTGTGGTTATTGACGAAACTGCGagcaagaagggaaggacCGCTTGGCAGCTTtgtttgttgatgaagagcaagggCTTGTTGGCCAAGCCTACTCATGTCAACAT TATCCGATTTGCTCCCCCACTCGTGATcagcgaggaggatgtcCGCAAAGCCGTCAAAATCATCGGCGAGTCCCTTGAGGAGCTCGACACC ATTGAGAAAATTCCCGGCGATGAGGGTGAGGAGCACAAGGCTGCTATCAAGCTTGACGATTAA
- a CDS encoding hypothetical protein (HMMPfam hit to Cation_ATPase_C, Cation transporting ATPase, C-terminus, score: 107.6, E(): 3e-29; HMMPfam hit to Cation_ATPase_N, Cation transporter/ATPase, N-terminus, score: 73.6, E(): 5e-19; HMMPfam hit to E1-E2_ATPase, E1-E2 ATPase, score: 320.5, E(): 2.4e-93; HMMPfam hit to Hydrolase, haloacid dehalogenase-like hydrolase, score: 76.7, E(): 5.8e-20) → MDPRSRAPSASRRRSPPAPRPSSPAPPPHSATASTSASSYRAAPHGSTPVARAPPARGPPAHDPTMGGLVDSPGRIDPGPSNAIEAAASSSGGYAYSTTLRRHVSTDVFPHFPHAARRRDSSPHVASPYSRGQHPLTGSPGERLQFAHRDEGLFERAMAAGRRLLGKKDYDERRMEEEEKRLSTERRQRETPSSIYAHKSVQETLDIFATHPTDGLANSAVAPLLARYGPNEFEVPPSDPLYLKFAKQVYENPLILLLLGSSVVSALMGQFDDAACVVIAVGIVLTVGFVQEQRSEKSLEALNKLVPHYCHLIRNGTPLSPLANALLPGDLVTFSVGDRIPADIRLITANHLEIDESALTGETRPARKNTQLCERGEGEDTHGEGGGKALGERHCMAFMGTLVRSGNGSGIVVGTGKDTEFGVIFSMMQDVEEKRTPLQLDMDNLAKQLSIVSFIVIGFIVLIGVIQKRDWLEMFTIGVSLAVAAIPEGLPIVTTVTLALGVLRMSKRKAIVKKLPSVEALGSVSVICSDKTGTLTKNEMTVTHMYSVDELVDLTPHLNVTSPFGPRRPDSQQLWISPALLKVALVGNLCNDAFKNEQGINVGQATEVALLNVLPVLKAEDQRKNFIRKSEIPFSSETKTMSITGSLNNSPDMIYLKGAVEQVIARCRYYYVTDSSTPSLDTATQKIILDRAMEVSKRGLRVIAMAYGFPGKGDDEPNNLVFVGFEAMMDPPRNGVAHAVSALHSAGVQIVMITGDAEPTAVAIAKQLGLKVSASTSGTLDDHPHSLFSGSSCILGSQIDQMTERELVERVSSITVYARTTPRHKMAIVKAWQMRGAVVAMTGDGVNDSPALKMADIGISMGKSGTDVAKEAADVILVDDDFASILPAVEEGKSIFYNIQNFLSFQLSTAVAALSLITLSTVFKLANPLNAMQILFINILMDGPPAQALGVDPVDEEIMRQPPRKKGSHVLSTRLIYRVLFSAAMIVLGTLWIYTVETSDGSMSRRDQTMTFTVFVFLDLVSALQNRGLTTPMFRNRMLFLTISVSFICQLALIYIPLLQHVFQTEALSARDLFMLLGLAGTSMGLHEGRRWWERKQVEAEILEKSAGGMV, encoded by the exons ATGGACCCCCGCTCACGCGCGCCCTCGGCCTCCCGCCGGCGCtccccccccgccccccgGCCgtcctcccccgcccccccccCGCACAGCGCCaccgcctccacctcggCCTCCTCCTACCGCGCCGCCCCCCACGGCTCCACCCCCGTCGCCCGCGCCCCCCCCGCCCGCGGCCCCCCCGCCCACGACCCCACCATGGGCGGCCTCGTCGACAGCCCGGGCAGGATCGACCCCGGGCCCAGCAACGCCATAGAGGCCGccgccagcagcagcggcggctACGCGTACTCGACGACCCTCAGGAGGCACGTCTCCACCGACGTCTTCCCGCACTTCCCGCATGCGGCCAGGAGGCGGGACTCGAGCCCGCACGTCGCGTCGCCGTACAGCAGGGGCCAGCATCCGCTCACAGGGAGCCCGGGCGAGAGGCTGCAGTTTGCGCACCGGGACGAAGGGCTGTTCGAACGGGCCATGGCCGCGGGAAGGAGACTCTTGGGCAAGAAGGACTATGACGAGCGgcggatggaagaggaggagaagaggctgtCTACAGAGAGAAGGCAGCGGGAAACGCCCAGCTCCATATATGCTCATAAATCCGTCCAG GAAACACTGGACATCTTTGCCACACATCCCACCGACGGCCTTGCCAACTCGGCCGTCGctcccctcctcgcccGCTACGGGCCCAACGAATTTGAGGTCCCACCGTCAGACCCGCTGTACCTCAAGTTTGCCAAGCAAGTCTATGAGAACCCGTTGATCCTGTTGCTGCTTGGAAGCAGCGTTGTCAGTGCTCTCATGGGACAGTTTGACGACGCAGCCTGCGTCGTTATCGCCGTCGGTATCGTCTTGACCG TCGGGTTTGTCCAAGAACAACGATCGGAAAAGTCGCTTGAAGCGCTGAACAAACTCGTCCCTCATTACTGCCACCTCATCCGAAACGGTACCCCTCTCAGCCCGCTCGCCAACGCCCTCTTGCCTGGAGACCTCGTCACTTTTTCCGTCGGAGACCGCATCCCCGCCGATATCCGGTTGATCACCGCCAACCATCTTGAAATTGACGAATCTGCGCTAACCGGAGAAACACGTCCAGCAAGGAAGAACACTCAGCTCTgcgagagaggagagggagaagatacccatggagaaggaggaggcaaggCGTTGGGTGAGAGGCATTGTATGGCTTTCATGGGCACTTTGGTCAGGAGTG GAAACGGGTCGGGTATTGTCGTCGGTACAGGTAAAGACACTGAATTCGGTGTCATCTTCTCAATGATGCAAGACGTCGAAGAGAAGCGTACGCCTCTGCAACTCGATATGGATAATCTCGCCAAGCAGCTCTCCATCGTTTCCTTCATTGTCATCGGCTTCATCGTACTTATTGGTGTCATTCAAAAGAGAGACTGGCTGGAGATGTTCACTATTGGAG TGTCACTCGCTGTTGCTGCCATCCCCGAGGGTCTCCCCATCGTCACGACCGTCACACTCGCTCTCGGTGTCTTGAGAATGTCAAAGCGCAAGGCAATCGTCAAGAAATTGCCTAGCGTGGAAGCATTGGGAAGTGTGAGCGTAATCTGTTCCGACAAGACTG GTACCTTGACCAAGAACGAGATGACAGTCACACACATGTACTCGGTTGACGAACTGGTGGACCTCACCCCTCACCTCAACGTTACCTCGCCATTCGGTCCCCGCCGTCCCGATAGTCAGCAACTTTGGATATCTCCCGCTTTGCTCAAAGTCGCATTGGTAGGCAATCTGTGCAACGACGCTTTCAAGAATGAACAAGGGATCAATGTCGGTCAAGCGACAGAGGTGGCTCTGTTGAATGTCTTGCCTGTTTTGAAAGCCGAGGACCAGAGAaag AACTTTATCAGGAAATCCGAAATACCTTTCAGCTCGGAAACAAAGACAATGTCGATCACCGGATCCCTAAACAACTCTCCCGACATGATCTACCTCAAGGGCGCCGTTGAACAAGTCATTGCTAGATGTCGATACTACTACGTCACCGACTCCTCTACCCCTTCCCTCGATACCGCCACTCAGAAAATCATTCTCGACCGAGCTATGGAGGTTTCCAAACGCGGCTTGCGAGTCATTGCCATGGCGTACGGGTTTCCTGGAAAGGGCGACGATGAGCCCAATAACCTCGTGTTTGTCGGTTTCGAAGCGATGATGGATCCTCCTCGAAACGGTGTTGCCCACGCCGTCAGTGCCCTCCACAGCGCAGGCGTGCAAATCGTCATGATCACTGGTGATGCTGAACCCACCGCTGTGGCTATTGCCAAACAGCTCGGCTTGAAGGTGTCTGCCTCTACTTCCGGTACACTTGACGATCACCCACACTCGCTTTTCTCTGGATCGAGCTGTATCCTCGGTTCTCAGATTGATCAGATGACCGAGCGAGAGCTCGTGGAGCGTGTTTCCAGCATCACTGTCTATGCAAGGACAACCCCAAGGCACAAGATGGCCATCGTCAAGGCGTGGCAGATGCGCGGCGCTGTGGTTGCCATGACCGGTGACGGTGTGAACGATTCACCAGCGTTGAAGATGGCCGATATTGGTATCTCAATGGGTAAATCGGGTACGGACGTTGCCAAGGAAGCTGCGGATGTCATTCTCGTGGACGATGATTTCGCATCCATCTTACCCGCCGTCGAGGAGGGTAAATCAATCTTTTACAACATTCAAAATTTCCTATCCTTCCAACTCTCCACCGCAGTCGCCGCCCTTTCGCTCATCACCCTCTCAACAGTTTTCAAACTCGCCAATCCTCTCAACGCCATGCagatcctcttcatcaacatcctcatGGATGGTCCTCCCGCCCAGGCCTTGGGTGTCGATCCCGTGGACGAAGAGATTATGCGTCAGCCcccgaggaagaaggggagtCACGTGTTGAGCACACGATTGATCTACAGGGTACTCTTTTCAGCAGCTATGATCGTCCTTGGTACCTTGTGGATCTACACAGTCGAGACTAGCGATGGCAGCATGTCTCGAAGGGATCAGACAATG ACTTTCACCGTCTTTGTCTTCCTCGACCTCGTATCCGCTCTTCAAAACCGTGGGCTTACCACCCCCATGTTCCGCAATCGCATGCTCTTCTTGACAATCTCAGtttccttcatctgccAGCTTGCCCTCATCTATATTCCCCTTTTACAACATGTCTTCCAAACCGAGGCGTTGAGCGCGAGAGACTTGTTTATGCTGTTGGGTTTGGCCGGGACTAGCATGGGCTTGcatgaaggaaggaggtggtgggagAGAAAACAAGTAGAGGCAGAGATTTTAGAAAAGAGTGCCGGAGGTATGGTGTAA